A DNA window from Fragaria vesca subsp. vesca linkage group LG3, FraVesHawaii_1.0, whole genome shotgun sequence contains the following coding sequences:
- the LOC101314360 gene encoding F-box/FBD/LRR-repeat protein At5g22660-like, whose product MWTFVRHLDFDTDRERFDYRSHFDSFVQFVFLRLSSSVDIEKFRLRYTTPPDDSNSGDVSAQLNDWVSAAVWRNVVELDLKIVEATEAFSGLPRSIFWCKTLKVLKLWIDQGIEIPEPPTTGCFPSLKIFHLTVTDPYESLGNILSYLPVLEDMSLPVLEDMSIHVQLTRDYKTYINAKVSTPELKTLKLSMERKKKHYHRTQEHDSFCVDAPKLEELEVIQIPLSNYILENPKSVVHASIAFKSRAEEDWSFLPDHAYQLLTGISNVKCLSLSNQPFEVSHLPVFGNLNQLRLVLRYRNTCEFLTALLHKTPNLEDLDIVLEDGTEGEKDDPELQWTPPELVPDCLSSNLKTISIRGFKGLQVESQVAEYMLLNGCHLNKMTIYTCISEEEESCKDLLTFKRAMTCQLEFREMQF is encoded by the exons ATGTGGACCTTTGTTCGCCATCTAGACTTTGACACAGACAGAGAGAGGTTTGATTATAGATCGCATTTTGATAGTTTTGTACAATTTGTTTTCCTACGTCTGTCTTCATCAGTCGACATTGAAAAATTTCGTCTTAGATATACCACTCCCCCTGATGATTCTAATTCGGGAGATGTTTCTGCTCAATTGAATGATTGGGTTTCTGCTGCCGTCTGGCGCAATGTTGTTGAACTTGATCTTAAAATTGTTGAAGCAACTGAAGCATTTTCTGGTCTACCTCGAAGCATTTTCTGGTGCAAAACCCTCAAGGTTTTGAAACTGTGGATAGATCAAGGTATAGAAATTCCTGAACCTCCTACAACAGGGTGTTTCCCAAGTCTCAAAATCTTCCATCTCACAGTCACAGATCCTTATGAGAGCCTGGGAAATATACTTTCCTACCTCCCTGTGCTCGAAGATATGAGCCTCCCTGTGCTCGAAGATATGAGCATACATGTACAGCTCACGCGCGATTACAAAACCTATATCAATGCCAAAGTTTCTACACCAGAATTGAAGACGTTGAAATTGAGTATGGAACGTAAGAAAAAGCATTATCATAGAACCCAAGAGCACGACAGTTTTTGCGTCGATGCCCCAAAGCTTGAAGAGCTTGAAGTTATACAGATTCCTTTGTCAAATTATATTTTAGAGAACCCAAAATCCGTAGTCCATGCTAGTATTGCTTTCAAATCCCGTGCTGAAGAAGATTGGTCTTTCTTACCAGACCATGCATATCAGCTTCTGACTGGAATATCTAATGTTAAATGCCTCTCTCTTTCAAATCAACCATTCGAG GTTTCACATCTCCCTGTTTTTGGTAATTTGAACCAATTGAGGCTGGTTCTCCGTTATCGTAATACCTGCGAGTTTCTAACAGCGCTGCTGCACAAAACACCCAATCTGGAAGATCTAGATATTGTGTTGGAAGAT GGAACCGAAGGCGAGAAAGATGATCCAGAACTTCAATGGACTCCACCTGAGCTTGTGCCTGACTGTTTGTCATCAAATCTCAAGACAATCTCCATAAGAGGATTCAAGGGTCTACAAGTTGAAAGTCAAGTAGCAGAGTACATGTTATTGAATGGTTGTCATTTGAATAAAATGACAATTTATACATGTATTTCAGAGGAGGAAGAGTCATGCAAAGATCTTTTGACCTTTAAGAGGGCAATGACTTGTCAATTGGAATTTAGGGAGATGCAATTTTAG